The genomic interval ATGCTACCATCAATACTGAAAGTCTGGCATGGGCAATCGACCGTCTATCTATTTTGGCTTTAAAGATCTATCATATGAAATTGGAAACCCTGCGTGAAGACGCTGACCAAGCTCATCTGGATGCTTGCAAAACCAAATTAGCGGTTTTAATGGAACAACAAAAAGATCTTTCAACGAGTATCGACGAACTGCTCAATGACATTATTGAAGGGAAAAAGATTATGAAAGTGTACAAACAGATGAAAATGTACAATGACCCGAGTCTTAACCCTGTTCTGTATTCATCAAAATAAGAGCGTATGAACGCTGACAAGAACCTGCTCGTTTTCCGGTTCTCAGCCATTGGGGACGTAGCCATGAGCGCATCTATTATACGGGAATTCTGCGAGCAGAACCCGGATGTTCAGATCATCATGGTGAGCAGAAGTTTCTTCAAACCCTTCTTTGCTCATATTCCTCAAGTCACCTTTCATACGCTACAATCAGACGGAAAACACCAAGGTATACCCGGCCTCTACTCTTTATATAAGGAACTCAGGCAGTACAAACCTATTGCTATCGCAGACCTGCACAACAACCTTCGAAGTAATATCCTTTCTTTCTTTTTTAAAACTTTTAGTCAGGTAAAAAGCATCCGTATTGATAAAGGACGAACGGAAAAAAAACAGCTGACCCAAAAGGAAAACAAGCTGTTCAAAAGGCTGCGGCCGACAACAGAACGCTATGCAGATGTGTTCAGAAAACTGGGTTTCCCTTTCATGCTGGATCATCGCCTACCAATTGCAGGCACTTCCGCTAACGAACCTCTAAAGCAGTATTTAGATCATCATGAAGCTATCATTGGCATTTCACCCTTTGCAAAACATCGTGAGAAGGTCTACCCACGCGAAAAGATGGAGGAAGTTGTGAGTGCACTCGATAAGCAAGGCTACCGTCTCCTGGTTTTCGGAGGTGGTGCCGAAGAAAAAGCAATCGCCGATTCATGGGAAGAGAAATTTAAAAACACAGTCAGTTTAATTGGCAAAGTTCAGTTAGAGGAAGAATTGCAATTGATCGCCGGACTTGATTTGATGCTTAGCATGGACTCTTCTGGAATGCATATGGCTTCCTTAATGGGTACACCATGCGTTTCTATTTGGGGCGCTACTCACCCCTACGCCGGTTTCTTAGGCTATGGACAAAGCGAAAAAGATTGCATACAAATCGACCTTTATTGTAGGCCATGCTCTGTTTTTGGGAATAAAGTATGTTATCGGGGTGATTTTGCATGTATGAATGGAATCGATTCAGGCATGATAGTTGAACATATTATTGAAAAAATCAATAATGGGAAAACATCTTTTTCTGATTCGACACGCTGAGTCCAGTCACCCTTCCGGGGTGCGGGATTTCGATAGGCCACTAAATGAAGTGGGTTACGAAGAAGCAAACAAGATGAGCATGCAACTTCGTTATTATGACATCCAGCCTGAACTTTTTATCAGTAGCCCGGCAAAACGTGCACTTAGTACAGCGATGATCTTCGCTGAAACCTTTCATGTACCGGCTACCCAAATTCAGCCGGAAAACATGATTTACGGAGCATCAACTGAAACCTTACTTACAATCGTCAATCATCTGCCAGACGAATACAACCACATTGCTTTATTTGGTCATAACCCCGGGATTACGGAGTTTGCAGAATACCTTACAGACAATTACTTAGGTAATATTCCGACGGCGGGCATT from Pedobacter indicus carries:
- a CDS encoding glycosyltransferase family 9 protein; the encoded protein is MNADKNLLVFRFSAIGDVAMSASIIREFCEQNPDVQIIMVSRSFFKPFFAHIPQVTFHTLQSDGKHQGIPGLYSLYKELRQYKPIAIADLHNNLRSNILSFFFKTFSQVKSIRIDKGRTEKKQLTQKENKLFKRLRPTTERYADVFRKLGFPFMLDHRLPIAGTSANEPLKQYLDHHEAIIGISPFAKHREKVYPREKMEEVVSALDKQGYRLLVFGGGAEEKAIADSWEEKFKNTVSLIGKVQLEEELQLIAGLDLMLSMDSSGMHMASLMGTPCVSIWGATHPYAGFLGYGQSEKDCIQIDLYCRPCSVFGNKVCYRGDFACMNGIDSGMIVEHIIEKINNGKTSFSDSTR
- a CDS encoding SixA phosphatase family protein, with the translated sequence MGKHLFLIRHAESSHPSGVRDFDRPLNEVGYEEANKMSMQLRYYDIQPELFISSPAKRALSTAMIFAETFHVPATQIQPENMIYGASTETLLTIVNHLPDEYNHIALFGHNPGITEFAEYLTDNYLGNIPTAGIVHIAFNEDHWDHVSISSGTLTWKTTPKSH